A region of Streptomyces sp. R44 DNA encodes the following proteins:
- a CDS encoding FdhF/YdeP family oxidoreductase, with protein sequence MSGIEDPVDDLKVTPPKTWATGLPAVTHALEYSLGQTSPRRTALTLLNINQPEGIDCPGCAWPEPAPGKRHRNEYCENGAKHINDEATSRRVTRDFFREHSIAELDGMSDYWLNQQGRLTEPMVKRPGATHYEPIGWDEAFGLLADELTALGSPDEALFYVSGRLNNEAAFLLQLFARAYGTNNLPDCSNMCHESSGSALSETLGIGKGSVSLDDIHHSDLVFVVGQNPGTNHPRMLSALEETKRNGGRVVAVNTLPEAGLMRFKHPQKARGIIGRGTPIADQFLHIRAGGDLALFQALNRLLLEAEDAAPGTVLDHAFIRTHSIGFADFAEHARKVSWDDILAATGLDRGEIQELFERVLASERIIVCWAMGVTQHKHGVPTIREIVNFLMARGNIGRPGAGVCPVRGHSNVQGDRTMGVWERMPQAFLDALEREFGFTPPTHHGLDAVNAIRAMREGRAKVFLGVAGNFVRATPDSAVTEEAMRGCRLTAHVSTKLNRSHTVCGETALILPTLGRSDRDVQDGVEQFVTVEDSMSDVHASRGKLPPASPDLLSEVAIVARLARRTLGDEPALPWEEFERDYGTVRDRISRVVPGFEDFNARVARPGGFHLPNPVNHGVFRTPSGKAVFTRNAFTMPHVPEGHLLLQTLRSHDQWNTVWYAPNDRYRGIHDARRVVLVNPADLEALGLADRELVDLVSVWHDGRERRAEGFRVVAYPASRGSAAAYYPETNVLVPLDSVADISNCPTSKGVLIRLEPARTPAAERSRAWDA encoded by the coding sequence ATGAGCGGCATCGAGGACCCGGTCGACGACCTGAAGGTCACCCCGCCGAAGACGTGGGCGACGGGGCTTCCCGCCGTGACGCACGCGCTGGAGTACTCGCTGGGCCAGACGTCCCCGCGGCGCACCGCGCTGACCCTGCTCAACATCAACCAGCCCGAGGGCATCGACTGCCCGGGCTGTGCCTGGCCGGAGCCCGCGCCGGGCAAGCGCCACAGGAACGAGTACTGCGAGAACGGCGCCAAGCACATCAACGACGAGGCGACCTCGCGGCGCGTCACCCGGGACTTCTTCCGCGAGCACTCGATCGCGGAACTCGACGGCATGTCCGACTACTGGCTCAATCAGCAGGGCCGGCTCACCGAGCCGATGGTGAAGCGGCCCGGTGCGACGCATTACGAGCCGATCGGCTGGGACGAGGCGTTCGGTCTGCTCGCCGACGAGCTCACGGCCCTCGGCTCCCCCGACGAGGCCCTCTTCTACGTCTCCGGCCGGCTGAACAACGAGGCCGCGTTCCTCCTCCAGCTCTTCGCGCGCGCCTACGGCACGAACAACCTGCCGGACTGCTCCAACATGTGCCACGAGTCCAGCGGTTCCGCCCTGTCGGAGACGCTGGGCATCGGCAAGGGCAGTGTCTCCCTCGACGACATCCACCACTCGGACCTGGTGTTCGTCGTCGGGCAGAACCCGGGCACCAACCACCCCCGGATGCTGTCGGCCCTGGAGGAGACCAAGCGGAACGGCGGACGGGTCGTGGCCGTCAACACGCTGCCCGAGGCCGGGCTCATGCGCTTCAAGCACCCGCAGAAGGCCCGGGGGATCATCGGCCGCGGCACGCCGATCGCCGACCAGTTCCTGCACATCCGGGCCGGCGGCGACCTCGCCCTCTTCCAGGCTCTGAACCGGCTGCTCCTGGAGGCCGAGGACGCCGCGCCCGGCACCGTGCTCGACCACGCGTTCATCCGTACGCACAGCATCGGCTTCGCCGACTTCGCCGAGCACGCCCGGAAGGTCTCCTGGGACGACATCCTGGCGGCGACCGGCCTCGACCGCGGGGAGATCCAGGAGCTCTTCGAGCGGGTCCTCGCGAGCGAGCGGATCATCGTGTGCTGGGCGATGGGCGTCACCCAGCACAAGCACGGCGTGCCCACGATCCGCGAGATCGTCAACTTCCTGATGGCCCGCGGCAACATCGGCAGGCCCGGCGCGGGCGTCTGCCCGGTGCGCGGCCACAGCAACGTCCAGGGCGACCGCACGATGGGCGTGTGGGAGCGGATGCCGCAGGCCTTCCTCGACGCCCTGGAGCGCGAGTTCGGCTTCACCCCGCCGACCCACCACGGCCTGGACGCGGTGAACGCCATCCGTGCCATGCGCGAGGGGCGCGCGAAGGTCTTCCTGGGCGTCGCCGGGAACTTCGTACGGGCCACCCCCGACAGCGCGGTCACCGAGGAGGCGATGCGGGGCTGCCGGCTCACCGCGCACGTCTCCACCAAGCTCAACCGCTCCCACACGGTCTGCGGCGAGACCGCCCTGATCCTGCCGACGCTCGGCCGCAGCGACCGTGACGTGCAGGACGGCGTCGAGCAGTTCGTGACCGTCGAGGACTCCATGAGCGACGTCCACGCCTCCCGGGGCAAGCTGCCGCCGGCCTCCCCCGACCTGCTCAGCGAGGTCGCGATCGTCGCGCGGCTGGCCCGCAGGACCCTCGGGGACGAACCGGCCCTCCCCTGGGAGGAGTTCGAGCGCGACTACGGCACCGTCCGGGACCGGATCTCCCGGGTCGTGCCCGGCTTCGAGGACTTCAACGCGCGCGTGGCCCGGCCGGGCGGCTTCCACCTGCCCAACCCGGTGAACCACGGGGTCTTCCGCACCCCGAGCGGCAAGGCCGTCTTCACCCGCAACGCGTTCACGATGCCGCACGTCCCCGAGGGACACCTGCTGCTGCAGACCCTGCGCTCGCACGACCAGTGGAACACCGTCTGGTACGCGCCGAACGACCGCTACCGCGGCATCCACGACGCCCGCCGGGTCGTCCTCGTCAACCCGGCCGACCTCGAAGCCCTCGGCCTCGCCGACCGCGAGCTCGTGGACCTGGTGAGCGTCTGGCACGACGGGCGGGAGCGGCGCGCGGAGGGCTTCCGGGTGGTCGCGTACCCTGCGAGCCGGGGTTCCGCGGCGGCCTACTATCCCGAGACCAACGTCCTGGTGCCGCTGGACAGCGTCGCCGACATCAGCAACTGCCCGACGTCCAAGGGCGTCCTGATCCGCCTGGAACCGGCCCGTACCCCCGCGGCGGAGAGGAGCCGGGCATGGGACGCGTGA
- a CDS encoding FUSC family protein → MNSSRRRPSDGPRRGAARLGRALSPRGALALQSVDGALSFAVRAALAMALPALPMALAGHADLAVYTMLGSFTTTFGRNLPYARRARVLAVVAVAMTACVGCGAALAAWAHPRDGGAGAAVTVAATALVAGLAKFSCDAARLGGLGAVLLLFSFAVAANGASAPADVLPQAGLAACGAAVAWVLALAGRLVHPDRPQRLAVAAALRELADLWDASGTGQGARPLRHRATAAVLQAYRTLGVLPPSGADRAGRGDTCVRLTDLSWSLLVGSARRAPDDPTGLARALRRQVRLLLSRRRRAPRLLPELALPVLIAQAGMLARPGATGPGQGTSAPTTLRATELRAAALVTGPAHGRTAVLLVPALRMVLGTGIAGGAALLLGLGHGYWAAISAAAVLHSINVRTAAQRAVQRTLGTVAGLLLALGVLALGPEPVALVLVIVLFEFLLEYVVARNYGLGVVFLTPLALLLTDLAAPAPAGALVQDRALSSVLGVGVALACALMVVHDRAAVRAERALSACAAASEQAERALRDGAVRSFPLVQTRLAAAAVELREADDAAAGELWPAEIDPTELATAERRAYLLLDRLVRQG, encoded by the coding sequence ATGAATTCCAGTCGTCGGCGCCCGTCGGACGGACCGCGGCGCGGCGCCGCCCGTCTGGGGCGCGCGCTGTCCCCGAGGGGCGCTCTCGCCCTGCAGAGCGTGGACGGCGCCCTCTCCTTCGCCGTGCGGGCCGCGCTCGCCATGGCGCTGCCCGCGCTGCCGATGGCGCTCGCCGGCCATGCCGACCTGGCCGTCTACACGATGCTGGGCTCCTTCACCACCACGTTCGGCCGGAATCTGCCGTACGCGCGCCGCGCCCGCGTGCTCGCCGTCGTCGCCGTGGCGATGACCGCGTGCGTGGGCTGCGGCGCGGCGCTCGCCGCCTGGGCCCACCCCCGGGACGGGGGAGCGGGCGCCGCCGTGACGGTCGCGGCCACGGCCCTGGTGGCCGGTCTCGCCAAGTTCTCCTGCGACGCGGCCCGGCTCGGCGGACTCGGCGCGGTGCTGCTGCTGTTCTCCTTCGCGGTGGCGGCCAACGGCGCCTCGGCCCCCGCCGACGTCCTGCCGCAGGCCGGCCTCGCCGCGTGCGGCGCTGCCGTCGCCTGGGTCCTCGCCCTGGCCGGCCGGCTCGTGCACCCGGACCGCCCGCAACGGCTCGCCGTCGCCGCCGCCCTGCGCGAGCTCGCCGATCTGTGGGACGCGAGCGGCACCGGGCAGGGCGCCCGGCCCTTGCGGCACCGGGCGACCGCCGCCGTCCTCCAGGCGTACCGCACGCTCGGCGTCCTGCCGCCGTCGGGCGCCGACCGGGCCGGCCGGGGCGACACCTGCGTCCGGCTCACCGACCTCTCCTGGTCACTGCTCGTCGGTTCCGCCCGCCGCGCGCCCGACGACCCCACCGGCCTGGCCCGGGCGCTGCGCCGCCAGGTCCGGCTGCTCCTCAGCCGCCGGCGGCGGGCCCCGCGCCTGCTGCCCGAGCTCGCGCTCCCCGTCCTGATCGCCCAGGCCGGCATGCTCGCCCGCCCGGGGGCGACCGGTCCGGGGCAGGGGACTTCGGCCCCGACCACCCTGCGCGCCACCGAACTCCGGGCCGCCGCCCTGGTGACGGGACCGGCCCACGGCCGCACGGCCGTCCTCCTCGTGCCCGCCCTGCGGATGGTCCTCGGCACCGGCATCGCGGGCGGGGCGGCCCTCCTCCTGGGCCTCGGGCACGGCTACTGGGCGGCGATCTCCGCCGCCGCCGTCCTCCACTCGATCAACGTCCGGACGGCGGCCCAGCGGGCCGTCCAGCGCACCCTGGGCACGGTCGCGGGCCTCCTGCTCGCCCTCGGCGTCCTCGCGCTCGGCCCCGAGCCGGTGGCGCTCGTCCTCGTGATCGTGCTGTTCGAGTTCCTCCTGGAGTACGTCGTCGCCCGCAACTACGGTCTCGGCGTCGTCTTCCTCACCCCGCTGGCCCTGCTCCTGACCGACCTGGCCGCACCCGCCCCGGCCGGTGCGCTCGTGCAGGACCGGGCGCTGAGCAGCGTGCTCGGGGTCGGCGTCGCGCTCGCCTGCGCGCTGATGGTGGTCCACGACCGTGCGGCGGTACGGGCGGAGCGCGCGCTCTCCGCCTGCGCGGCGGCCTCGGAGCAGGCCGAACGGGCCCTGCGCGACGGGGCCGTGCGGTCGTTCCCGCTCGTCCAGACGCGGCTCGCGGCGGCCGCGGTGGAGCTGCGGGAGGCGGACGACGCCGCGGCGGGCGAGCTGTGGCCGGCGGAGATCGACCCCACCGAGCTCGCCACCGCGGAACGGCGCGCCTACCTCCTCCTGGACCGGCTCGTCCGCCAGGGATGA
- a CDS encoding serine hydrolase domain-containing protein, protein MRYSHTRNRRVCAAFAALGILVAPVGAGAAFAAEPPGPAALVAAAPSPSADSGFEELTPAVAARLDRAVQDVMKETGVPGVTVGLSAPGKGTYIRSFGVADKATGQPMNPGLYMRIGSETKTFTVTALLELVDQGKVSIDDPISKYVDGVPNGDRITLRNLASMRSGLFNYSADEGFYKALTSDPYRPFTPQELLAYAFKHPIQFQPGAEFDYCNTNLILLGLVVEKVSGTPLDQFVRKNVIEPAGLRHTVFPTDAAFPSPHAHGYTEQTASGKLEDSTDWNPSWGWAAGAMISDLQDLRTWARVVATGTLLTPKTQAERLKTYPSGIPGAGYGLGIFDIQGWIGHNGSLPGYESLTIYLPEAKATLVVLLNTDVLHDNNEPSTLFGQAITRIVTPDHVFDIPVTEPKPSPSGS, encoded by the coding sequence GTGAGGTACTCGCACACACGGAACCGGCGCGTCTGCGCGGCCTTCGCGGCCCTGGGAATTCTCGTCGCCCCCGTGGGCGCGGGTGCGGCCTTCGCCGCCGAACCACCGGGCCCCGCCGCCCTCGTGGCGGCGGCTCCCTCCCCCTCGGCGGACTCCGGGTTCGAAGAGCTCACCCCGGCCGTCGCCGCCCGCCTCGACCGGGCGGTCCAGGACGTGATGAAGGAGACGGGCGTCCCGGGCGTCACGGTCGGTCTCTCGGCACCCGGGAAGGGCACGTACATCCGCTCCTTCGGCGTCGCCGACAAGGCCACGGGGCAGCCCATGAACCCTGGGCTCTACATGCGGATCGGCAGCGAGACCAAGACGTTCACGGTGACCGCCCTGCTCGAACTGGTCGACCAGGGCAAGGTGAGCATCGACGACCCGATCTCGAAGTACGTGGACGGCGTGCCGAACGGCGACCGCATCACCCTGCGGAACCTGGCGTCCATGCGCAGCGGCCTGTTCAACTACTCGGCGGACGAGGGCTTCTACAAGGCCCTCACCTCCGATCCCTACCGGCCCTTCACCCCGCAGGAGTTGCTCGCCTACGCGTTCAAGCACCCGATCCAGTTCCAGCCGGGCGCCGAGTTCGACTACTGCAACACGAATCTGATCCTGCTCGGTCTCGTGGTGGAGAAGGTCAGCGGGACACCCCTCGACCAGTTCGTCCGTAAGAACGTGATCGAGCCGGCGGGGCTGCGCCACACGGTGTTCCCGACGGACGCGGCGTTCCCGAGCCCGCACGCCCACGGCTACACCGAGCAGACCGCCTCGGGCAAGCTGGAGGACTCCACCGACTGGAACCCCTCCTGGGGCTGGGCGGCCGGCGCGATGATCTCCGACCTCCAGGACCTGCGCACCTGGGCCCGGGTGGTCGCGACCGGCACGCTCCTGACGCCGAAGACGCAGGCCGAGCGGCTGAAGACGTACCCCTCGGGCATCCCCGGCGCGGGCTACGGCCTCGGCATCTTCGACATCCAGGGCTGGATCGGCCACAACGGTTCCCTGCCGGGCTACGAGTCGCTCACGATCTATCTGCCGGAGGCCAAAGCCACCCTGGTGGTCCTCCTCAACACGGACGTGCTGCACGACAACAACGAGCCCAGCACGCTCTTCGGCCAGGCCATCACCCGGATCGTGACCCCGGATCACGTCTTCGACATCCCGGTGACGGAGCCCAAGCCGAGTCCGAGCGGAAGCTGA
- a CDS encoding GreA/GreB family elongation factor, which translates to MTGGPEPLSAVAREALERELADLRTEREAVAVTLRGGGGDEVGDRADQADELQRADELDRLATRIDEIEGRLKEGSVAGPPSTDAVGVGSSVTVRFADGAESTVQIGELANALDATLVTADSPLGKALLGHRAGDTVTYDTPEGRTTAVVVSLG; encoded by the coding sequence ATGACCGGTGGACCCGAGCCCCTCAGCGCCGTCGCCCGTGAGGCGCTCGAGCGCGAGCTCGCCGATCTGCGCACCGAACGCGAGGCCGTCGCGGTCACGCTGCGGGGCGGCGGTGGCGACGAGGTCGGCGACCGGGCCGACCAGGCCGACGAGCTGCAGCGCGCCGACGAACTGGACCGGCTCGCCACCCGCATCGACGAGATCGAGGGGCGGCTGAAGGAAGGATCGGTCGCGGGGCCGCCGTCCACCGACGCGGTCGGGGTGGGCAGCAGCGTGACCGTGCGGTTCGCGGACGGCGCCGAGTCGACCGTCCAGATCGGCGAGCTCGCGAACGCCCTGGACGCCACCCTGGTCACCGCCGACAGCCCGCTCGGCAAGGCCCTGCTCGGCCACCGGGCCGGCGACACCGTCACGTACGACACACCCGAGGGCCGGACGACCGCGGTCGTGGTCTCCCTCGGCTGA
- a CDS encoding family 1 encapsulin nanocompartment shell protein yields MTPPESSSNLHRELAPITAAAWAEIEEEARRTFRRNVAGRRVVDVPDPAGPELSAVGTGHLSGLTSPAPGVTARLREVRPLVELRVPFTVDRTAVDDVERGSKDSDWQPVKDAARALALIEDRMVFEGYEAAGVDGLRGRSSNPVLRLPTEPRDYPDAVSRALTALRLAGVDGPYALLLGADQYRAVSETSDHGYPIAAHLARMLDGSPIWAPALDGGFVLSTRGGDFELRLGQDVAIGYTSHDADSVELYLQETLTFLAYTDEAVVVLEA; encoded by the coding sequence ATGACGCCCCCCGAGTCCAGCAGCAACCTCCACCGCGAACTCGCCCCGATCACCGCCGCCGCGTGGGCCGAGATCGAGGAGGAGGCCCGCCGCACCTTCCGCCGCAACGTCGCGGGCCGCCGCGTCGTCGACGTCCCCGACCCGGCCGGCCCCGAGCTCTCCGCCGTCGGCACCGGCCACCTCTCCGGCCTGACGTCCCCCGCACCCGGCGTCACGGCGCGGCTGCGCGAGGTGCGGCCCCTCGTCGAACTCAGGGTGCCCTTCACCGTCGACCGGACCGCCGTCGACGACGTCGAGCGCGGCTCGAAGGACTCCGACTGGCAGCCCGTCAAGGACGCGGCCCGCGCCCTGGCGCTCATCGAGGACCGCATGGTCTTCGAGGGGTACGAGGCCGCCGGGGTCGACGGGCTGCGCGGCCGCAGCTCCAACCCGGTCCTGCGGCTGCCGACCGAACCCCGCGACTATCCGGACGCGGTCAGCCGGGCCCTCACCGCCCTGCGGCTCGCCGGAGTCGACGGACCGTACGCCCTGCTGCTCGGCGCCGACCAGTACCGGGCCGTCAGCGAGACCTCCGACCACGGCTACCCGATCGCGGCCCACCTCGCCCGGATGCTCGACGGCTCCCCCATCTGGGCGCCCGCCCTCGACGGCGGCTTCGTCCTCTCCACCCGGGGCGGCGACTTCGAACTGCGCCTCGGCCAGGACGTGGCGATCGGCTACACCTCGCACGACGCGGACAGCGTCGAGCTGTACCTCCAGGAGACCCTGACGTTCCTGGCCTACACGGACGAGGCAGTCGTCGTCCTGGAGGCCTGA
- a CDS encoding FdhF/YdeP family oxidoreductase → MSTDQDETTAQDEREPRVGPTPEGEPEFRPYHHPAAGWGAAKSVTSFLVREGALVDGPRAIMRMNHENTGFDCPGCAWPDDTKGLHLDICENGIKHVTWEMTRKRVGREFFAAHSVTELAGWSDYDLENEGRLTEPMVYDPESDHYVPISWKDAFELVGRTLRGLDDPNRAAFYTSGRLGNEATFLYQLMARELGTNNLPDCSNMCHEASGRALQASLGTGKGTVDLQDWETADALFIFGVNAASNAPRMLTALAEAHHRGAQIVHVNPLVEAAATRTIVPHDFTDMALFKTTRTSTLNLQPRIGGDMALVRGMAKAILEQSATDPKALDREFIERHTSGFEEYRALCEATPWEELERQSGLSRADILKAARVYGEADRSIVSWCLGITQHEHGVDTVREIVNLLLLRGNLGREGAGPSPVRGHSNVQGNRTCGIDHRPSADFLDRLAEVCAIEPPRAHGKDTVASIKAMHDGEITVFVGMGGNFALAAPDTPYTYAALRACELTVQVSTKLNRSHVVHGRQALILPCLGRTEKDHQRKGVQSTSVEDSMSMVHLSVGMKKPASPHLLSEPAVVAGMARAALPDSATPWEWYIEDYDRIRDTMARALDGFEDFNRRVRLPLGFRIKQPARELVFLTPSGRAEFSSAELPDVVPAPGTLALGTMRSHDQWNTTIYSDNDRYRGIKNCRTLVFMNRADMRERGIADMGHVDITSTAKDGSRRHLKGYLAVPYDIPRGCAAGYMPEMNVLCALGDYSTQSDQPIMKHVKVTIEAAS, encoded by the coding sequence TTGAGTACCGACCAGGACGAGACGACCGCCCAGGACGAACGCGAACCGCGGGTGGGTCCGACCCCCGAGGGCGAACCGGAATTCCGCCCGTACCACCACCCGGCCGCCGGCTGGGGCGCCGCGAAGAGCGTGACGAGCTTCCTCGTGCGCGAGGGCGCGCTCGTCGACGGACCGCGCGCGATCATGCGGATGAACCACGAGAACACCGGCTTCGACTGTCCCGGCTGCGCCTGGCCCGACGACACCAAGGGCCTCCACCTGGACATCTGCGAGAACGGCATCAAGCACGTCACCTGGGAGATGACCCGCAAGCGGGTCGGACGCGAGTTCTTCGCCGCCCACTCGGTGACCGAGCTGGCCGGGTGGAGCGACTACGACCTGGAGAACGAGGGCCGCCTCACCGAACCGATGGTCTACGACCCGGAGTCGGACCACTACGTGCCGATCAGCTGGAAGGACGCCTTCGAGCTCGTCGGCCGGACCCTGCGCGGCCTCGACGACCCGAACCGGGCCGCGTTCTACACGTCCGGCCGGCTCGGCAACGAGGCCACGTTCCTCTACCAGCTGATGGCCCGCGAGCTGGGCACGAACAACCTGCCCGACTGCTCCAACATGTGCCACGAGGCCAGCGGCCGCGCCCTCCAGGCCTCCCTGGGCACCGGCAAGGGCACGGTCGACCTCCAGGACTGGGAGACCGCCGACGCGCTGTTCATCTTCGGCGTGAACGCCGCGTCGAACGCGCCCCGGATGCTCACCGCCCTCGCCGAGGCCCACCACCGCGGCGCACAGATCGTGCACGTCAACCCGCTCGTCGAGGCGGCCGCCACCCGCACCATCGTCCCGCACGACTTCACGGACATGGCCCTCTTCAAGACCACCAGGACCAGCACCCTGAACCTCCAGCCGCGCATCGGCGGCGACATGGCGCTCGTACGGGGCATGGCGAAGGCGATCCTGGAGCAGTCGGCGACCGACCCGAAGGCCCTCGACCGGGAGTTCATCGAGCGGCACACCTCCGGCTTCGAGGAGTACCGCGCCCTGTGCGAGGCCACCCCGTGGGAGGAGCTCGAACGGCAGTCCGGGCTGAGCCGTGCCGACATCCTCAAGGCCGCGCGCGTGTACGGGGAGGCCGACCGCTCCATCGTCAGCTGGTGTCTCGGCATCACCCAGCACGAGCACGGCGTCGACACCGTACGGGAGATCGTCAACCTGCTGCTGCTCCGCGGCAACCTCGGCCGGGAGGGCGCGGGCCCCTCCCCCGTGCGCGGCCACAGCAACGTCCAGGGCAACCGCACCTGCGGCATCGACCACCGCCCCAGCGCGGACTTCCTCGACCGGCTCGCCGAGGTCTGCGCGATCGAACCGCCGCGCGCGCACGGCAAGGACACCGTCGCGAGCATCAAGGCGATGCACGACGGCGAGATCACCGTCTTCGTCGGCATGGGCGGCAACTTCGCGCTCGCGGCCCCCGACACCCCGTACACCTACGCGGCGCTGCGCGCCTGCGAGCTCACCGTGCAGGTCAGCACCAAGCTGAACCGCAGTCACGTCGTCCACGGCCGGCAGGCGCTCATCCTCCCCTGCCTCGGCCGGACCGAGAAGGACCACCAGCGCAAGGGCGTCCAGAGCACCTCCGTCGAGGACTCGATGAGCATGGTGCACCTGTCCGTCGGCATGAAGAAGCCCGCCTCGCCGCACCTGCTCTCCGAGCCGGCCGTCGTCGCCGGCATGGCGCGCGCCGCGCTGCCCGACAGCGCCACCCCCTGGGAGTGGTACATCGAGGACTACGACCGCATCCGGGACACCATGGCCCGGGCGCTCGACGGCTTCGAGGACTTCAACCGGCGCGTGCGGCTGCCGCTCGGCTTCCGCATCAAGCAGCCCGCCCGCGAACTGGTCTTCCTCACCCCGTCCGGGCGCGCCGAGTTCTCCAGCGCGGAGCTGCCCGACGTGGTGCCCGCCCCCGGCACCCTGGCACTCGGCACCATGCGCTCCCACGACCAGTGGAACACCACCATCTACTCCGACAACGACCGCTACCGGGGCATCAAGAACTGCCGCACGCTGGTCTTCATGAACCGGGCGGACATGCGCGAGCGCGGGATCGCCGACATGGGCCACGTGGACATCACGAGCACCGCGAAGGACGGCAGCCGGCGGCATCTGAAGGGCTACCTCGCCGTGCCGTACGACATCCCGCGCGGCTGCGCCGCCGGGTACATGCCGGAGATGAACGTGCTGTGCGCCCTGGGCGACTACAGCACCCAGAGCGACCAGCCGATCATGAAGCACGTCAAGGTGACCATCGAAGCCGCTTCCTGA
- a CDS encoding DUF1345 domain-containing protein: MLRWLFGAVPRLAASALVGAATGAGVAAVTDTPLGVLTGIATAETLFVLSGWIALWPMDAATTHRNVRREEFRPLVEELLVVAASLGGLVAIVVLLLVGHTDLSHAAAATALCGVFMAWAALHLTYATRYAYLYYALKPGGGIDFNSQTPPKYSDFLYFSFNLGMTYQVSDTNVSSPTVRSVVLRHCLLSYVFGASILATTINLVSGIVTGG, translated from the coding sequence GTGCTCCGGTGGCTGTTCGGCGCCGTGCCCCGGCTGGCCGCGTCGGCGCTCGTCGGCGCGGCGACCGGCGCCGGCGTCGCCGCCGTGACCGACACACCGCTGGGCGTCCTCACCGGCATCGCCACGGCCGAGACCCTCTTCGTCCTCAGCGGCTGGATCGCCCTGTGGCCCATGGACGCCGCCACGACCCATCGGAACGTCCGACGCGAGGAGTTCCGGCCCCTGGTCGAGGAGCTCCTCGTCGTGGCGGCCTCCCTGGGCGGGCTCGTCGCCATCGTCGTGCTCCTCCTGGTCGGCCACACCGACCTCAGCCACGCGGCGGCCGCGACGGCGCTGTGCGGCGTCTTCATGGCGTGGGCGGCGCTCCACCTCACGTACGCCACCCGGTACGCGTACCTCTACTACGCGTTGAAGCCCGGCGGCGGGATCGACTTCAACTCCCAGACCCCGCCGAAGTACAGCGACTTCCTCTACTTCAGCTTCAACCTCGGCATGACCTACCAGGTCTCCGACACGAACGTCTCCAGCCCCACGGTCCGCTCGGTCGTCCTGCGGCACTGCCTGCTCTCGTACGTCTTCGGCGCGAGCATCCTGGCCACCACCATCAACCTGGTCTCCGGGATCGTCACGGGCGGCTGA
- a CDS encoding Dyp-type peroxidase, with product MAVPQPVVAPPSRAAVFLVATVNPGGEAAVREALQDLTGLTRSVAFRAPDSYLTCVAGIGSEGWDRLVGGPRPRELHPFTPLQGPRHRAPATPGDLLFHLRARRLDLCFELARHIVAALGTAVTVVDEVHGFAYFDDRDLLGFVDGSENPQGVTAADAVHIGDEDPHFRDGSYVLVQKYVHDMAAWDALTVEQQEHVIGRGKGSNIELSDDVKPADSHVALNTITDENGVQQQIFRANMPFGRIGTGEFGTYFIGYARTPAVTERMLRNMFLGDPPGTTDRILDVSRAVTGGLFFVPSADLLDDLPAPPAAAAPGETLGIGSLKGALAP from the coding sequence ATGGCCGTACCCCAGCCCGTCGTCGCACCGCCCTCGCGCGCGGCCGTCTTCCTGGTGGCCACCGTCAACCCGGGCGGCGAGGCCGCGGTGCGGGAGGCGCTCCAGGACCTGACGGGACTGACCCGTTCGGTGGCGTTCCGTGCCCCCGACTCGTACCTCACCTGCGTCGCCGGCATCGGCTCCGAGGGATGGGACCGGCTCGTCGGCGGCCCCCGCCCCCGCGAGCTGCACCCCTTCACGCCCCTGCAGGGCCCCCGCCACCGGGCCCCGGCCACCCCCGGCGACCTGCTCTTCCATCTGCGGGCCCGGCGCCTGGATCTCTGCTTCGAACTGGCCCGGCACATCGTGGCAGCCCTGGGCACCGCGGTGACCGTCGTCGACGAGGTGCACGGCTTCGCGTACTTCGACGACCGCGACCTGCTCGGCTTCGTCGACGGCAGCGAGAACCCCCAGGGCGTGACGGCCGCCGACGCGGTCCACATCGGTGACGAGGACCCGCACTTCCGCGACGGCAGCTATGTGCTCGTGCAGAAGTACGTGCACGACATGGCGGCCTGGGACGCGCTCACCGTCGAGCAGCAGGAGCACGTCATCGGGCGCGGCAAAGGGTCGAACATCGAACTGTCCGACGACGTCAAGCCCGCGGACTCGCACGTCGCACTGAACACGATCACCGACGAGAACGGCGTCCAGCAGCAGATCTTCCGCGCAAACATGCCCTTCGGGCGGATCGGCACCGGCGAGTTCGGCACCTACTTCATCGGCTACGCACGGACCCCGGCCGTCACCGAACGCATGCTCCGCAACATGTTCCTCGGCGATCCCCCCGGCACCACGGACCGCATCCTCGACGTCTCCCGTGCCGTGACCGGCGGCCTCTTCTTCGTGCCGAGCGCAGACCTCCTCGACGACCTCCCCGCCCCGCCGGCCGCCGCAGCCCCCGGGGAGACCCTGGGCATCGGCAGCCTGAAAGGAGCCCTGGCCCCATGA